A part of bacterium genomic DNA contains:
- a CDS encoding tetratricopeptide repeat protein: MFGFLFGGKKTSQPMEVDASPDVVDLYNKGTIASSKGQYEKAIQLLTLAVEKDPRFAPAYINRGNAYNKLTTPKADTAFYDEQLAKAISDYSKAIEIDPSNGQTYYLRGVSSYVKGDYKQSYVDIQKARSLGHTDIDLRIEQAVSRSVNPQQ; the protein is encoded by the coding sequence ATGTTTGGATTCTTGTTTGGCGGTAAGAAAACGAGTCAGCCCATGGAAGTGGATGCATCACCAGACGTGGTTGATCTTTACAACAAAGGCACAATCGCAAGCTCGAAAGGGCAGTATGAGAAGGCAATACAACTGTTGACATTGGCAGTTGAAAAAGATCCGAGATTTGCTCCGGCCTACATCAACAGAGGGAATGCCTACAACAAATTGACCACCCCAAAGGCGGATACCGCCTTCTACGATGAACAACTCGCTAAAGCCATTTCGGACTATTCGAAGGCCATCGAGATTGACCCATCCAATGGCCAGACGTATTACCTTCGCGGTGTCTCCAGTTATGTGAAGGGGGACTACAAGCAATCGTACGTGGACATTCAGAAAGCCAGGAGCCTCGGGCACACAGACATTGATCTTCGTATAGAACAGGCCGTCAGTCGGTCGGTAAACCCTCAGCAATAG